DNA from Bacillus sp. (in: firmicutes):
TGCTAAATCATAAACATCCTTCAGGTACATTACATTTTCCAAAAGGCATGATTGTAATAAAGTCCTATAACGAATGTACATTAACAATTGAAAAGGATGAAAAGCAGCAATTATTTTTTTCTTATTCTTTATCAGTGCCGGGGGAAGTTTATATAACAGAGGATTCTTCAATAAAAGCTGAATGGATTCAGTCTATTCCGGAAAACATAGACGGAATTGATTTTTTTATCTGTAATCCTGAAGAAATTGCCTTTCCACTACATATTCGCAATCGAAAGACGGGCGACAGGATGACCTTAAAAGGAATGAGTGGAACGAAAAAAATTAAAGATATTTTCATTGATGAAAAGCTTCCAAGGGACAAAAGAGATTCTTGGCCAATTGTTGAAGATGCAAATGGTCAAATACTTTGGCTTCCATTATTAAAAAAATCAGCCTTTTCCTTGAGGAAACAACATAGTGAACAGTGTAAGAGTCATTATTTTTTATTATTACAATACATAGTGTACAACCAAGAGCTCTAGGAGGAACAAGGAATGAAGCATGATATTAAAGAGGTACTTATTTCAGAAGGGGAGATTCAAAATAGGATTAAAGAACTTGGAGCTATTTTGACTGAGGAATATCAAGATCGGTTTCCGTTGGTGATTGGCGTATTAAAAGGCGCGGTTGCTTTTATGAGCGATATTGTCAAAAATATGAACATCCATCTTGAAATGGACTTCATGGATGTTTCAAGCTATGGAAGCTCAACTGTTTCATCTGGTGAGGTTAAAATAGTGAAAGACTTAAATACATCTGTTGAAGGTCGGGATATTATTATTGTTGAGGATATTATTGATAGTGGTCTTACATTAAATTATCTCGTCGAACTTCTTCATTATCGCAAAGCTAAATCAATTAAGATTGTAACATTACTTGATAAACCAACAGGTCGTAAAGTTGATCTTAATGCTGATTTAGTTGGTTTCAATGTACCAAATGCGTTCGTCGTCGGCTATGGATTAGACTATGCTGAGAAATATCGTAATCTTCCTTATATCGGTGTTTTAAAGCCTGAGGTTTACGAAAGTTAGTAATTTCGCGCTATAATAGAAAAAATATCCTTTTTATAATTGTAATTTGTTGTGTTTTTTTAATTTTGTATGGTACCATTTACTATAGTTTGTTTGCTTCGCAGGAGGAGGTAAGTGATGAATCGGATCTTCCGTAATACAATTTTCTATTTATTAATTTTCTTGGTTGTTATCGGAGTAGTAAGCTTCTTTAGTGGCACTGGTCAAAAACAAGAACAACTAACATATGACCAATTCATGTCCCACGTAGAAAAAGGCGATATAAAGTCAATAACAATACAACCGGAAAGACTAGTATATGAAATAAGGGGCCAGCTAAAATCATATAGTGAAGGCCAATATTTCGTTTCATATGTTCTTCAAACAGAGACGGCTTCAAATTTCATCGAAATGATAAGGCAAAGTGGTGCTAAAGTTGAACCTTTACCAGCTGAAGAAACGAGCGGGTGGGTAACCTTCTTTACATCGATTATTCCTTTTATCATTATCTTTATTTTGTTCTTTTTCTTGCTAAATCAAGCCCAAGGTGGCGGAAGCCGGGTTATGAACTTTGGTAAGAGTAAGGCAAAGCTTTATAGTGAAGAAAAGAAAAAGGTTCGTTTTAAAGATGTTGCCGGTGCAGATGAAGAAAAGCAAGAACTTGTTGAAGTTGTAGAATTTTTAAAAGACCCACGCAAATTTGCAGCATTAGGGGCTCGTATTCCAAAAGGTGTTCTGCTTGTCGGACCTCCGGGAACTGGTAAGACGCTACTTGCTCGTGCTGTTGCAGGTGAAGCAGGAGTGCCGTTTTTCTCTATAAGTGGTTCGGACTTTGTGGAAATGTTTGTCGGTGTCGGTGCCTCACGTGTTCGCGATTTATTTGAAAATGCGAAAAAGAACGCACCATGTATAATTTTCATTGACGAAATCGATGCTGTCGGTCGTCAACGTGGCGCTGGCCTTGGCGGTGGTCATGATGAACGTGAACAAACATTGAACCAGTTACTTGTTGAAATGGATGGTTTTGGTGCGAATGAGGGTATCATTATTATTGCGGCAACAAACCGCCCTGATATTCTAGACCCAGCGTTACTACGTCCTGGTCGATTTGACCGTCAAATTACAGTCGACAGACCAGATGTAAAAGGTCGGGAAGCGGTTTTAGGCGTCCATGCTAAAAATAAACCGTTGGCAGAGGATGTAAATCTAAAAACTATCGCATTACGTACACCTGGATTTTCAGGTGCTGATCT
Protein-coding regions in this window:
- the hpt gene encoding hypoxanthine phosphoribosyltransferase, with amino-acid sequence MKHDIKEVLISEGEIQNRIKELGAILTEEYQDRFPLVIGVLKGAVAFMSDIVKNMNIHLEMDFMDVSSYGSSTVSSGEVKIVKDLNTSVEGRDIIIVEDIIDSGLTLNYLVELLHYRKAKSIKIVTLLDKPTGRKVDLNADLVGFNVPNAFVVGYGLDYAEKYRNLPYIGVLKPEVYES
- a CDS encoding ATP-dependent metallopeptidase FtsH/Yme1/Tma family protein: MNRIFRNTIFYLLIFLVVIGVVSFFSGTGQKQEQLTYDQFMSHVEKGDIKSITIQPERLVYEIRGQLKSYSEGQYFVSYVLQTETASNFIEMIRQSGAKVEPLPAEETSGWVTFFTSIIPFIIIFILFFFLLNQAQGGGSRVMNFGKSKAKLYSEEKKKVRFKDVAGADEEKQELVEVVEFLKDPRKFAALGARIPKGVLLVGPPGTGKTLLARAVAGEAGVPFFSISGSDFVEMFVGVGASRVRDLFENAKKNAPCIIFIDEIDAVGRQRGAGLGGGHDEREQTLNQLLVEMDGFGANEGIIIIAATNRPDILDPALLRPGRFDRQITVDRPDVKGREAVLGVHAKNKPLAEDVNLKTIALRTPGFSGADLENLLNEAALVAARFDKKVITVEDIDEAIDRVIAGPAKKSRVISEKERKIVAYHEAGHTIIGVVLEEADMVHKVTIVPRGQAGGYAVMLPKEDRYFMTKPELLDKITGLLGGRVAEEIVLGDVSTGAHNDFQRATSIARKMVTEYGMSDKLGPMQFGNASSGQVFLGRDINNEQNYSDAIAHEIDMEIQRIIRECYDKAKRILTEHSEQHHLIAKTLLEIETLDAEQIRHLFDHGTLPEGNNGKEKTPTSSKDETTKDDVIVNINTKNDDNEPPKE